From a region of the Mycobacteroides saopaulense genome:
- a CDS encoding oxygenase MpaB family protein yields the protein MTASPDVAVHWELGSDRPREDHGFFGPGSPTWKVWTSPTALIGFQRSVVLEHFEPHLAAAVADAAGIYRDPRGRMDGTLAYFLIVATADSRTAVEASEHLQKVHARSKGVDPVTGTRYSANDPASQLWIHVTGWHSVLKCYEVFGPGPLSPAEEDRYWSECVIAAELQTVNPADVPRSRDEVREYFTQMRPKLCTSERAQQAMHYLLRTPRSGNSNLQFWAISRLLAPATIATLPRWMRELGQFDQPGIVDAAYRPLVSAGMRIASVPKVETSILRQSLPMTHTALRDFYKAKTPLRPITLTPVEAKERYGRRATA from the coding sequence ATGACCGCATCACCGGACGTCGCCGTCCACTGGGAACTTGGTTCGGATCGCCCTCGCGAGGACCACGGCTTTTTCGGCCCCGGTTCGCCGACGTGGAAGGTGTGGACCAGCCCCACCGCGCTGATCGGGTTCCAGCGCTCGGTGGTACTGGAGCACTTCGAGCCTCATCTGGCCGCCGCGGTGGCCGATGCGGCCGGCATCTATCGGGATCCGCGCGGACGGATGGACGGGACTCTCGCCTACTTCCTGATCGTGGCGACCGCCGATTCGCGGACCGCCGTCGAGGCCTCTGAGCATCTGCAAAAGGTGCACGCGCGGTCCAAGGGCGTCGACCCGGTCACCGGAACGCGGTACAGCGCCAATGACCCGGCCTCGCAGCTGTGGATCCACGTCACCGGTTGGCATTCGGTGCTCAAGTGCTACGAGGTGTTCGGCCCCGGGCCGCTGAGCCCGGCGGAGGAAGACCGGTACTGGTCGGAGTGTGTGATCGCCGCCGAACTGCAGACCGTCAACCCGGCCGACGTCCCGCGCTCGCGCGACGAGGTGCGGGAGTACTTCACTCAGATGCGTCCCAAGCTGTGCACCTCGGAACGCGCGCAGCAGGCCATGCACTATCTGCTGCGCACCCCACGGTCGGGCAACAGCAATCTGCAGTTCTGGGCGATCAGCCGACTGCTGGCGCCGGCGACCATCGCGACCCTGCCGCGCTGGATGCGGGAGCTGGGTCAGTTCGACCAGCCGGGGATCGTCGACGCCGCCTACCGCCCGCTGGTGTCCGCGGGGATGCGCATCGCCAGTGTGCCGAAGGTGGAGACATCGATTCTGCGGCAGAGTCTTCCGATGACCCACACCGCGCTGCGTGACTTCTACAAGGCCAAGACACCCCTGCGTCCGATCACGCTCACACCGGTGGAGGCCAAGGAGAGATACGGGAGGCGCGCCACCGCGTAG
- a CDS encoding HpcH/HpaI aldolase/citrate lyase family protein: MHRPYRPRRTTLAVPGSSQKMIDKAKTLAADEIFLDLEDAVAAPAKVEARQRIADALNAPGWSGQLRSVRVNDWTTEWTYADVVEVVSRAGANIDNILLPKVTGASHVTALDLLLTQIERSHGLEVGAIGIQAQIENAEGLANIDAIASASPRVQSLVFGPADFMASLGMRTLVVGEQPPGYDGEAYHHVLMTILVAARAQGIDAIDGPYLKVRDVDAFRVAAGRSAALGFDGKWVLHPAQVEAGNEIFSPRQEDYDRAELILDAYEWHTSVAGGARGAVMLGDEMIDEASRKMALVIAGKGRAAGMTRQAPPYAPQTG, translated from the coding sequence TTGCATCGTCCGTACCGTCCACGTCGGACCACCCTTGCCGTTCCCGGCAGCAGTCAGAAGATGATCGACAAGGCGAAAACCCTTGCCGCGGACGAGATCTTCCTGGACCTTGAGGACGCCGTGGCGGCTCCCGCCAAGGTGGAGGCTCGTCAGCGGATCGCCGACGCCCTGAACGCGCCCGGCTGGTCCGGGCAGCTGAGATCGGTGCGCGTCAACGACTGGACCACCGAGTGGACCTACGCCGATGTGGTGGAGGTTGTTTCGCGGGCCGGCGCCAATATCGACAACATCCTGCTGCCCAAGGTCACCGGCGCCTCACACGTGACGGCATTGGATCTGCTGTTGACCCAGATCGAGCGATCGCACGGGCTTGAGGTGGGCGCGATCGGCATCCAGGCACAGATCGAGAATGCCGAGGGGCTCGCCAACATCGACGCGATCGCCTCGGCCAGCCCACGCGTGCAGTCGTTGGTCTTCGGGCCCGCGGATTTCATGGCCAGTCTCGGCATGCGCACGCTGGTGGTCGGGGAACAGCCGCCCGGGTATGACGGCGAGGCGTATCACCACGTGCTGATGACCATCCTGGTTGCCGCGCGTGCCCAGGGAATCGATGCGATCGACGGCCCCTATCTGAAGGTGCGCGACGTCGATGCCTTCCGGGTCGCCGCGGGCCGCTCGGCCGCACTGGGTTTCGACGGGAAGTGGGTGCTGCATCCCGCGCAGGTTGAGGCGGGCAATGAGATCTTCAGCCCGCGCCAGGAGGACTACGACAGGGCGGAGCTGATCCTGGACGCCTATGAGTGGCATACCTCGGTTGCGGGCGGTGCGCGCGGTGCGGTGATGCTCGGGGACGAGATGATCGACGAGGCCAGCCGCAAGATGGCGCTGGTGATCGCGGGCAAGGGCCGGGCCGCGGGTATGACGCGGCAGGCGCCCCCTTACGCGCCGCAGACGGGCTAG
- a CDS encoding DUF4190 domain-containing protein — translation MTTPGNEPSGTSPDASSGYEYPSLEKSSPPVDPTSAANPVPPSVPPAWETPGAPPAYPAYPSAPPAYPTAPPPYPTAPPAYPQYGQGYPPYQSGQQPGAYPPAGYPATGGYPGYPPPGYADPYGYGAYGQTGGTNGLAIGSLIASIAGVFCGVGSIAGVIMGIIALNQLKTSQQDGKGVAIAGIIIGGAVIAFWLLIIVIGIASGGSGSSGSY, via the coding sequence ATGACTACCCCGGGCAACGAACCCTCCGGCACCAGCCCTGACGCCTCGTCCGGGTACGAATACCCGTCCCTGGAGAAGTCCAGCCCGCCGGTCGATCCCACTTCCGCCGCCAACCCGGTACCTCCGAGCGTTCCACCGGCCTGGGAGACCCCCGGAGCTCCTCCGGCCTACCCCGCCTACCCGAGCGCTCCGCCCGCGTACCCCACGGCTCCACCGCCGTATCCGACGGCGCCGCCCGCCTATCCGCAGTACGGCCAGGGCTATCCCCCGTATCAGTCGGGACAGCAACCGGGCGCGTATCCGCCAGCGGGGTATCCGGCCACCGGCGGATACCCCGGATACCCGCCGCCCGGCTACGCCGACCCCTACGGGTACGGCGCATACGGGCAGACCGGCGGTACCAACGGACTGGCCATCGGATCTCTGATCGCCTCGATCGCTGGCGTCTTCTGCGGCGTCGGATCGATCGCCGGCGTCATCATGGGCATCATCGCGCTCAACCAGCTCAAGACCTCACAGCAGGACGGCAAGGGTGTGGCCATCGCCGGGATCATCATCGGTGGCGCCGTCATCGCGTTCTGGCTGCTGATCATCGTCATCGGCATCGCCTCCGGCGGTAGCGGCAGCTCGGGGTCCTACTAG
- a CDS encoding general stress protein, which produces MGQPLTPGQSQRSTSPRSPLSLPTPPQGWPIGSYPTYAEAQRAVDYLSDQQFPVENVTIVGVNLMQVERVTGRLSWPKVLGGGMLSGAWLGLFIGLVLGMFSTNLAGSLIVGLTVGLVFGLVTAAVPYAMTRGTRDFASTMQLVAGRYDVLCEPGQAEAARDMLAKLAI; this is translated from the coding sequence GTGGGACAACCGCTCACCCCCGGGCAATCGCAGCGCTCGACGTCACCGCGTTCCCCGTTGTCGTTGCCGACACCGCCGCAAGGCTGGCCCATCGGTTCGTACCCGACCTACGCCGAGGCTCAGCGTGCCGTCGACTACCTGTCCGATCAGCAGTTCCCGGTCGAAAACGTGACCATCGTCGGAGTGAATCTGATGCAGGTCGAGCGAGTGACCGGCCGACTGTCGTGGCCCAAGGTTCTCGGCGGCGGCATGCTCAGTGGGGCATGGCTGGGCTTGTTCATCGGTCTGGTGCTCGGAATGTTCAGCACAAACCTGGCCGGTTCGCTCATCGTGGGGCTCACCGTCGGGCTGGTGTTCGGATTGGTCACGGCCGCGGTTCCCTATGCGATGACAAGGGGCACAAGAGATTTCGCGTCGACGATGCAGCTGGTCGCGGGACGTTATGACGTGTTGTGCGAGCCGGGGCAGGCCGAGGCCGCGCGCGACATGCTGGCCAAACTAGCCATCTAG
- a CDS encoding ABC transporter substrate-binding protein — translation MLESSAGWFRRKGVALGVACLTLAALTGCARSDDEIVIRFYTPASEAATFTAAAQRCNKELGGRFTIRQVSLPKRADEQRLQLARRLTGNDRTLDLMGMDVVWTAEFAEAGWALPLSDDPAGVTEANAQRDTLAGPLASARWKDKLYAAPLSTNTQLLWYRKDLLPEPPATWDQTVREAEGFARSGGPSWIALQGKQYEGLVVLFNTLLVSAGGSVLADDGKTVTLSDTPEHRAATVTALRIIKSIATADGADPSITQTDEGTARLAFEQGKAAFEINWPFVMASMMENAIKGGVPFLRLDRRPDLTGAIGDAGRFDPSDEQFTAAYEAASAALGFAPFPAAVEGQPARVTIGGLNIAVARTTRYKAQAFEALNCLRNRENQKATAIEGGLPAVDSSLYDDPEFQAKYPAYAIIREQLANAAVRPASPYYQAISTRVSAALSPITGIDPERTADLLTDQVQKAVDGRGLIP, via the coding sequence GTGCTGGAGTCGTCGGCCGGATGGTTCCGACGGAAGGGCGTGGCGCTGGGCGTCGCCTGCCTGACACTGGCCGCGCTGACGGGATGCGCCCGCTCCGACGACGAGATCGTCATCCGCTTCTATACCCCTGCCAGCGAGGCAGCCACCTTCACCGCCGCGGCGCAGCGATGCAACAAAGAGCTCGGTGGCCGGTTCACCATTCGACAGGTCAGCCTCCCGAAGCGAGCCGACGAACAACGGCTGCAGCTGGCCCGCCGGTTGACCGGCAACGACCGCACCCTGGACCTGATGGGCATGGACGTGGTCTGGACCGCGGAGTTCGCCGAAGCGGGTTGGGCACTACCGCTTTCCGATGACCCGGCGGGCGTCACCGAGGCCAACGCGCAGCGCGACACCCTGGCCGGCCCGTTGGCCAGCGCCCGCTGGAAGGACAAGCTGTACGCGGCCCCGCTGAGCACCAACACCCAGCTGCTCTGGTACCGCAAGGACCTGCTCCCCGAACCGCCCGCCACCTGGGATCAGACGGTCCGGGAGGCCGAGGGGTTCGCGCGCTCCGGCGGTCCCAGCTGGATTGCGTTACAGGGCAAGCAGTACGAGGGCCTCGTGGTGCTGTTCAACACCCTGCTGGTCAGTGCCGGCGGCTCCGTGCTGGCCGACGACGGCAAGACGGTCACCCTCAGCGACACCCCCGAGCATCGCGCCGCGACGGTCACCGCGTTGCGGATCATCAAGTCGATCGCCACGGCCGACGGCGCCGATCCATCGATCACCCAGACCGATGAGGGGACAGCGCGATTGGCCTTCGAGCAGGGCAAGGCCGCATTCGAGATCAATTGGCCGTTCGTCATGGCCAGCATGATGGAGAACGCCATCAAGGGCGGGGTGCCGTTCCTGCGTCTGGACCGGCGGCCGGATTTGACCGGCGCGATCGGCGACGCGGGTCGCTTCGATCCGAGCGATGAGCAGTTCACCGCCGCGTACGAGGCGGCCAGTGCGGCGCTCGGTTTCGCTCCGTTTCCCGCCGCGGTCGAAGGACAGCCCGCCAGGGTCACGATCGGCGGGCTGAACATCGCGGTCGCCAGGACGACTCGATACAAGGCTCAGGCATTCGAGGCGCTGAACTGCTTGCGCAACCGGGAGAATCAGAAGGCGACGGCGATCGAGGGCGGCTTGCCCGCGGTGGACTCCTCGCTCTATGACGATCCCGAATTCCAGGCCAAGTATCCGGCCTACGCGATCATCCGCGAGCAACTCGCCAATGCCGCGGTACGACCCGCCTCACCGTATTACCAAGCCATCTCGACACGAGTCTCGGCGGCACTGTCCCCGATCACCGGGATCGATCCCGAGCGCACCGCCGACCTGCTCACCGATCAGGTGCAAAAGGCCGTTGACGGCCGGGGGCTGATTCCATGA
- a CDS encoding carbohydrate ABC transporter permease: protein MTSKTDSEGKKAERRLGLLLIAPAAILMLAVTAYPICYAVWLSLQRYNFASPQDRKFVWFDNYITVLSDRYWWSALLVTLAITVISVIIELALGLTLALVMHRTIFGRGVVRTAVLIPYGIVTVAASYSWYYAWTPGTGYLANLLPTGSAPLTQQIPSLAVVILAEVWKTTPFMALLLLAGLALVPDDLLKAAQVDGANGWSRLIRVTIPIMKPAILVALLFRTLDAFRIFDNIYVLTGGSNNTGSVSILGYDNLFKAFNVGLGSAISVLIFLCVAVIAFIFIKGFGASAPTADDEDAR from the coding sequence ATGACCTCAAAGACGGACTCCGAGGGAAAGAAGGCCGAGCGTCGGCTCGGTCTGCTGCTCATCGCGCCCGCCGCCATCCTGATGCTCGCGGTCACCGCGTATCCCATCTGCTACGCCGTATGGCTCAGCCTGCAGAGGTACAACTTCGCCAGCCCGCAGGATCGCAAGTTCGTGTGGTTCGACAACTACATCACCGTGTTGTCCGACAGATATTGGTGGAGCGCGCTTCTCGTGACCCTTGCGATCACCGTGATTTCGGTGATCATCGAGCTCGCGCTCGGACTGACCCTCGCGCTGGTGATGCACCGGACCATCTTCGGTAGGGGGGTGGTGCGCACCGCCGTGCTGATCCCGTACGGAATCGTCACCGTGGCAGCGTCATACAGCTGGTACTACGCATGGACGCCGGGCACGGGATACCTTGCCAATCTGCTCCCGACAGGGAGTGCGCCGTTGACGCAACAGATTCCATCGCTTGCGGTGGTGATCCTGGCCGAGGTGTGGAAGACCACACCGTTCATGGCGCTGCTGCTACTGGCAGGTTTGGCGTTGGTGCCCGACGATCTGTTGAAGGCCGCTCAGGTCGACGGTGCCAACGGCTGGAGCCGGTTGATCCGCGTCACTATCCCGATCATGAAGCCCGCGATTCTGGTCGCTCTGTTGTTCCGCACCCTGGATGCGTTCCGGATCTTCGACAACATCTATGTACTCACCGGTGGCAGCAACAACACGGGATCGGTGTCGATATTGGGCTACGACAATCTGTTCAAGGCGTTCAACGTCGGACTCGGCTCGGCGATCAGTGTCCTGATCTTCCTGTGTGTGGCCGTCATCGCCTTCATCTTCATCAAGGGTTTCGGGGCCTCGGCACCGACCGCGGACGACGAGGACGCACGGTGA
- a CDS encoding carbohydrate ABC transporter permease — translation MSARDSRRARQLSGWVIADVLVLCYALVPVLWVLSLSLKPTSSVKDGKFLPWPVTLDNYRGIFSGNVFTSALVNSIGIGLIATVIAVGVGTMAAYAVARLDFPGKKALIGAALLIAMFPQISLVTPIFNIERSIGLFDTWPGLIIPYITFALPLAIYTLSAFFREIPWELEKAAKMDGATPAQAFRKVIAPLATPGIVTSAILVFIFAWNDLLLAISLTATDRSITAPVAIANFTGSSQFEEPTGSIAAGAIVITVPIIIFVLIFQRRIVAGLTSGAVKG, via the coding sequence GTGAGCGCGCGCGATTCGCGCCGGGCCCGGCAGCTTTCGGGATGGGTGATCGCCGATGTGCTGGTGCTGTGTTACGCGCTGGTGCCGGTGCTGTGGGTGTTGAGCCTGTCGCTCAAGCCCACGTCGTCGGTCAAGGACGGCAAGTTCTTACCCTGGCCGGTGACCCTCGACAACTACCGCGGCATCTTCAGCGGCAACGTCTTCACCTCGGCGCTGGTCAATTCCATCGGCATCGGACTGATCGCGACGGTGATTGCCGTCGGTGTGGGCACCATGGCCGCTTACGCGGTGGCGCGACTGGACTTCCCCGGCAAGAAGGCGCTCATCGGGGCCGCCCTGCTCATCGCGATGTTCCCGCAGATCTCCCTGGTGACGCCGATTTTCAACATCGAGCGGTCCATCGGCCTGTTCGACACCTGGCCCGGTCTGATCATTCCGTACATCACGTTCGCGCTGCCCCTGGCCATCTACACGCTGTCGGCGTTCTTCCGTGAGATCCCTTGGGAGCTGGAGAAGGCAGCCAAGATGGATGGCGCCACTCCGGCACAGGCGTTCCGGAAGGTCATCGCCCCGTTGGCCACACCCGGCATCGTCACCTCCGCGATCCTGGTGTTCATCTTCGCGTGGAACGACCTCCTGTTGGCGATCTCGCTGACCGCCACCGACCGGTCCATCACCGCCCCGGTGGCAATCGCCAACTTCACCGGCAGTTCGCAATTCGAGGAGCCCACCGGATCGATCGCGGCCGGCGCCATCGTCATCACGGTGCCGATCATCATCTTCGTGCTCATATTCCAACGACGGATCGTCGCCGGATTGACCTCCGGCGCAGTGAAGGGTTAG
- a CDS encoding ABC transporter ATP-binding protein, with translation MAEIVLDRVSKTYADGSAAVQDVSLNIADGEFIILVGPSGCGKSTTLNMIAGLEDISSGELTIAGQRVNEKAPKDRDIAMVFQSYALYPHMTVRQNIAFPLTLAKMSKADVNAKVEEAAKILDLTDYLDRKPANLSGGQRQRVAMGRAIVRSPKAFLMDEPLSNLDAKLRVQMRTEIARLQKRLGTTTVYVTHDQTEAMTLGDRVVVLRAGKVQQVGAPQELYDTPANLFVAGFIGSPAMNFFPATLTDVGVQLPFGEVTLDAGVYAGITAKKPSGDVIVGIRPEQFEDAALVDTYKRITGLTLTVNADVVESLGSDKYVHFTTEGGAAKSAELTELAQESEVGENEFVARLAAASKVVEGQPIELIIDTGKLVIFDAASGENLSLAAVGE, from the coding sequence ATGGCTGAGATAGTGCTCGATCGGGTGTCCAAGACGTACGCGGATGGTTCGGCCGCGGTCCAGGACGTCAGCCTGAACATCGCCGACGGCGAGTTCATCATCCTGGTCGGTCCGTCGGGGTGCGGTAAGTCCACCACGTTGAACATGATTGCCGGACTTGAAGACATCTCCTCTGGTGAGCTGACCATCGCGGGCCAGCGGGTCAACGAGAAGGCTCCCAAGGATCGCGATATCGCGATGGTCTTCCAGTCGTACGCGTTGTATCCGCATATGACGGTGCGCCAGAACATCGCGTTTCCGCTGACCTTGGCCAAGATGAGCAAGGCCGATGTCAACGCCAAGGTCGAAGAGGCCGCCAAGATCCTGGATCTCACCGACTATCTGGACCGCAAGCCCGCCAACCTTTCTGGCGGTCAGCGGCAGCGGGTGGCGATGGGTCGTGCGATCGTGCGTAGCCCCAAGGCATTCCTGATGGACGAGCCGTTGTCCAATCTGGACGCCAAGCTGCGAGTGCAGATGCGTACCGAGATCGCGCGCCTGCAAAAGCGTTTGGGTACCACCACCGTCTACGTCACGCACGACCAGACCGAGGCGATGACGCTGGGGGATCGGGTGGTGGTGCTGCGCGCGGGAAAGGTCCAGCAGGTCGGTGCGCCCCAGGAGCTGTACGACACTCCGGCCAACCTGTTCGTCGCCGGCTTCATCGGTTCTCCGGCCATGAACTTCTTTCCGGCCACGCTCACCGATGTGGGTGTGCAGCTGCCCTTCGGTGAGGTGACGCTCGATGCCGGTGTGTATGCCGGCATCACGGCCAAGAAGCCTTCCGGTGACGTGATCGTGGGTATTCGCCCCGAACAGTTCGAGGACGCCGCCCTGGTCGACACGTACAAGCGGATCACCGGCCTGACGCTCACGGTCAATGCCGACGTGGTGGAGTCGCTGGGCTCGGACAAGTACGTGCACTTCACCACCGAGGGTGGTGCGGCCAAGTCCGCCGAGCTGACCGAGCTCGCGCAGGAATCCGAGGTCGGCGAGAACGAATTCGTGGCGCGGCTGGCCGCGGCGTCCAAGGTCGTGGAGGGCCAGCCCATCGAGCTGATCATCGACACAGGCAAGCTGGTGATCTTCGACGCGGCCTCGGGTGAGAATCTTTCTCTGGCCGCCGTCGGCGAGTGA
- a CDS encoding suppressor of fused domain protein: MNSDEIVRRVLAHLAGYFAGRGAGEPDSASVTFLGSEPYELLRYGPDDAGLTHFVSVGAARYPMSDPGEMLTSDERGPRAEVLISLRGNVFPGLARSLAVLAASPAVEGLVLTDDALVDLGQPLWDDPDRQAFTAVLLQASEVPDLVLPEPLSPVRFLAAVPITANEAAWVRLKGADALRDAWRQADIDVMDPSRAHAQPS, from the coding sequence ATGAATTCGGACGAGATCGTCCGCCGGGTACTCGCGCATTTGGCCGGCTACTTCGCCGGGCGCGGTGCGGGCGAGCCGGATTCGGCATCCGTCACGTTCCTGGGATCCGAGCCCTACGAGCTGCTGCGTTACGGGCCCGACGATGCCGGGCTGACACATTTCGTGTCCGTGGGCGCCGCGCGCTACCCGATGTCCGATCCGGGGGAGATGTTGACATCCGATGAACGCGGCCCGCGCGCTGAGGTGCTGATCAGTCTGCGCGGCAACGTCTTTCCCGGTCTGGCCCGGTCCCTTGCGGTGCTGGCCGCCTCGCCTGCGGTGGAGGGGCTGGTGCTCACCGACGATGCGCTTGTCGACCTGGGACAGCCGCTCTGGGACGATCCGGACCGGCAGGCGTTCACCGCGGTACTGCTGCAAGCCAGCGAGGTGCCGGACCTCGTATTGCCCGAACCGCTCTCGCCCGTGCGGTTTTTGGCGGCGGTGCCCATCACCGCCAACGAGGCTGCTTGGGTGCGGCTCAAGGGTGCCGATGCGCTCCGGGACGCGTGGCGGCAGGCCGATATCGATGTGATGGACCCGTCACGGGCGCACGCGCAGCCATCCTGA
- the corA gene encoding magnesium/cobalt transporter CorA: protein MARFPSVNPSSLRSPIRGREPETDAKRIPVPLARAIVDCGVYVDGVRLPGKYTPTAALEKVRSLDRGFVWVGLHEPDEHQMEAVAGPFGLHRLAVEDAVHAHNRPKLERYDDTLFLVLKTVNYVEHESISTAREIVETGEIMIFVGGDFVVTVRHGDHSGLAKVRAQMDADPDHMRLGPYAVMHAIADRVVDSYLEVSDLVEDDIDSMEENVFSPRSATDIEHIYMLKREVVELRRAISPLSVALSKLTQDHNDLIAKEVRRYLRDVLDHQTHAADQIGSYDEMLTSLVNAAVGKVAMQQNTDMRKISAWVAIVSVPTMIAGIYGMNFDFMPELHQPWGYPAVLLVMVSACTFVYRTLRRNRWL, encoded by the coding sequence ATGGCGCGATTTCCGTCGGTCAATCCGTCGTCGTTGCGTTCGCCCATCCGCGGCCGTGAACCGGAAACCGACGCCAAACGCATCCCGGTTCCCCTCGCCCGCGCCATCGTGGACTGCGGCGTCTACGTCGACGGAGTACGTCTGCCGGGCAAGTACACCCCCACCGCCGCGCTGGAGAAGGTGCGCTCGCTGGATCGCGGATTCGTCTGGGTGGGCCTGCATGAACCCGACGAACATCAGATGGAAGCCGTCGCGGGTCCGTTCGGATTACACCGGCTGGCCGTCGAAGACGCGGTGCACGCACACAACCGGCCGAAACTCGAACGCTATGACGACACCCTCTTCCTGGTGCTCAAGACCGTCAATTATGTTGAACACGAATCAATTTCAACCGCCCGCGAAATCGTGGAGACCGGCGAGATCATGATCTTCGTGGGTGGCGACTTCGTGGTGACGGTGCGCCACGGCGACCACAGCGGCCTGGCGAAGGTGCGTGCACAGATGGACGCCGACCCCGACCACATGCGGCTGGGCCCCTACGCCGTCATGCATGCGATCGCCGACCGTGTCGTCGACTCCTACCTCGAGGTCTCCGATCTGGTGGAGGACGATATCGACTCGATGGAGGAGAACGTGTTCTCTCCACGGTCCGCCACCGACATCGAGCACATCTACATGCTCAAACGCGAAGTGGTGGAACTGCGCCGCGCGATCAGCCCGCTCTCGGTCGCGCTGAGCAAGCTGACCCAGGACCACAACGACCTCATCGCCAAGGAAGTCCGCCGCTATCTGCGCGACGTCCTGGATCACCAGACCCATGCCGCCGACCAGATCGGAAGCTACGACGAGATGCTCACCTCTCTGGTCAACGCCGCGGTCGGCAAGGTGGCGATGCAGCAGAACACTGATATGCGCAAGATCAGTGCCTGGGTCGCCATCGTGTCGGTGCCCACCATGATCGCCGGGATCTACGGCATGAACTTCGATTTCATGCCCGAACTGCACCAGCCCTGGGGTTACCCGGCGGTGCTGCTGGTCATGGTCAGCGCTTGCACCTTCGTGTACCGCACCTTGCGGCGCAACCGCTGGCTGTAA
- a CDS encoding MarC family protein, protein MTFDIAVFTSVFITLVVIMDPPGAVPVFLSLTGRAPASERHRAAWQAPAVSLTVISMFAIGGQAILTYLHIGVPALQGAGGLLLLITGLSLLMGGATSQNADSGVNVALVPLGTPLMAGPGAIAATIIAVRQAQGQVGTYLAIAAAILCVHLVLYLTLRFSTVLIRVLREGGIMLLARVAGLLLAAIAVQMIAESVRGFVAGS, encoded by the coding sequence GTGACATTCGATATCGCGGTGTTCACCTCGGTGTTCATCACTCTGGTGGTCATCATGGATCCGCCCGGTGCGGTACCGGTGTTTTTGTCGCTGACGGGACGGGCGCCGGCTTCCGAGCGTCATCGCGCCGCGTGGCAGGCCCCCGCGGTCTCGTTGACGGTCATCTCGATGTTCGCGATCGGTGGGCAGGCGATCCTGACGTACCTACATATAGGAGTGCCCGCGCTGCAGGGTGCCGGTGGCCTGCTGCTGCTCATCACCGGTCTGTCACTGCTGATGGGGGGTGCCACCAGCCAGAACGCCGACAGCGGTGTGAATGTGGCGCTCGTTCCGCTGGGCACGCCCCTCATGGCGGGGCCCGGCGCCATCGCGGCGACGATCATCGCGGTCCGTCAGGCGCAGGGACAGGTGGGCACCTATCTGGCCATAGCCGCCGCGATCCTGTGTGTGCACCTGGTGCTGTATCTCACGCTGAGGTTCTCGACGGTGCTGATCAGGGTGTTGCGGGAGGGCGGAATCATGCTGCTGGCGCGCGTCGCGGGCCTGCTCCTGGCCGCGATCGCGGTGCAGATGATCGCCGAGTCGGTGCGCGGATTCGTGGCGGGCTCGTAA